A window of Pan paniscus chromosome 16, NHGRI_mPanPan1-v2.0_pri, whole genome shotgun sequence genomic DNA:
aacttcctgggctcaaacgattctcttgcctcagcctcctttgcagttgggaccacaagtgtgcgccactacacctggctaatttttttattttttgtagagacaggttctcattttgttgcctaggctggtcttgaacacctgggctcggcctcccaaagtgctgggattataggtgtaagccaccgtgcctggccggagtcccatctcttctaaaaccTTATTCTGTTAATGTTAAACCTCATTCTTTCACCTATATGGGGATTTTCTCTCCATCAGCCTGTTGTGTTCAACACATAAACATGCTCAAACACTTGCATTCGTAGTGACATTGTGCCCCATTCTGGAagcattctttgttttcttttcatcataGCCAAACTTAGGAAAGTTTCCACAGTCACACCTCCCATTCATTTCTTCAACTTCAAAAATTTGACTTTTGACACTACTATTCAACCAAAATGTTTGGGCAAAGGCCATCTCTGTGCCTTTCAAGgatgtttttcaattttctccTTTTGAGAACCCTCTTCTCTTCTGGATTTCTTCTCCTCTTACCACTGGGTTTACTTTCaagtttttctctctcccttcattCATTCCTTAATTTCTGATACTTTCCAGGGTTCCATTCTTAGTacctttttcttcttattctgtATTGCAAATGACAAGTCCCATTGAAATCCATGCCTCAGTCCTTGCACAAAAACTTGTGTAACGTACAAATgtcatttaaaggaaaatatctcTCCTAAGTTTTCAACAttgatgaaaatttttaaattataatattatttagtTACTTGAATATAAAACTAAATGTAAATTCCTTGTGTtcacagggttttgtttttgctttcagttttggttttgggtttttttcttttttgagacatagcctcgctctgtcactcaggctgaagttaAGTGGCGTGATGtagtctcactgcaacctccacctcccaggttcaagcgtttctcctgcctcagcctactaagtagctgagattagagacACCcaacaccacatccagctaatttttgtatttttactagagatgggtttttgccatgttgtccaggctggtctcgaactcctgaccacaagtgatccactgccatggcctcccaaagtgctgggattacaggcgtgagccaccacgcccagccatgttcATAGTTCTTATACAGTGATACAACTAAAAACTTTTTTAAGTGAATGCAAATGAAACTAAAATTCCAAAATACTCATAAAATGACGTGAACATTAATTTGTGCGGTTATGTTGTTTTCTTGAAACTGAACTGTCAACTTACAATGTGAATATAGGACTGGGTGCTAATAACATAGTTCCTTTCTAATTAAAATAGAGCTGTGTGCCATGTGATGATTCAGCTCTCCCACCACTTTTCTCTGTCCAAACTACTGTGAAACCTTCATTCCCATGGGCAAGCACACAGTGACACCATTGTGTCTGCACTTGACCTGTTTGCATCATTCACATATTAAACCTAGCTTTGTGATATTTGGCACCAGCAAGATTATGAACATAAATATCAATTCAGACACTGAAGTAAGTTGGCAATATTCATTCATGAGGTGGTCATCCAGATAATTCAGATTATTGTTGAAATGAAAGCATGAGTGTAAGCATGAATGTAAAAATCAACCTAGTGAACACAGACCACTGAAAATATAATCAAGGAATCTCAGGGATCTGAGGATCCCAACTTTGTGAATCCCAGATCTGTATCTATAGCCCGAAACCCTCTCCTGAGCTTCTGCCCTGTATTTCCAACTGCCTACTAAAAATTTCTCTACCTACATGTCACCTCAGAGGCAACATGTCCAAACTGAACTTGTTATCATTCCCCACGCACACACCCACCTTAACCTGTATTCCCAATCCTAGTTAATGACATAATCATCTACCCAGTTACCGAAGCCAAAACCTTAAGTCTCATACTAGATTCCTTCCTCTGCCTCACCTTCTACACCCAAATCTTGTTGATCCTACTTCCTAAACTTCTTTCGCATCAATAGTCATTTTTCCTTTGATCCAGAAATCCTACTCAGAAATTATctcaaggaaataatttaaatattaatgaagtaacaaacataaaagcaaaattgTTCACACCACTATTGTACTTAATAAGGAAAAACTGAAACAACATGACCACTTAAGAGTAGGAGAAAGAGTAAACTAAATAAGATAAAGGTTATCCTTATCCAGGagcaatataaaattatgtttcttcGCAGACtaactcgaaaaaaaaaaaaagcttttaaataaattttatcgtatatatttaaagtatacaacatGAGGTTGTGGGCTGTATATAGATAGTGAtatggttactatagtgaagcaaataaacatatccatcatctcacatagtaacccattaattttgttgttgctgtttttgagcaGCTGAAAACTACCCACTTAGCAGGAATCCCAAATACAGTATgattttattaactatagtcctcatgttgtGCATTAGATCTTTAGGCTTGCTCATCCTACACATCTGCTACTTTGCATCCCctgacctacatctccccatttcttccCCACCTTCCTCTTCCCCCACTCTGGTTATCACTGAGCATTCAGAATGACAGACAAGAGACAGAACCTGGGCCCAAGGGAGGCAGCCTATCATATTGGACTTTGCATAAAGTAAGGAATCCCAAAAAAGCAATATTCTCAGTGAGTGAACTAGAAAACATCTACTCACAGAGGAACACGGTAAGGAAAATTGCCTGTCTCAGTCTTGGTCATAAAGGTCAGAAATAAGTTATTCTTGATAATTCAAAACTATAAGCATGCTCTCAGGTGGATTTAGTGACAGAATATACAGAATCTGAATGTTCCCCCACAACACAAGAAACAATTTGTATTTAAATAAGTCTTAGGTTGGTAGTGTCCCCAGGCATTTAGTAGAAACCGAAGCAAATTTCTCTCAAGAAATTCAATTTCAACTTGGACTTTCAAAAAACCCCACTAACAAAATCTCAAGGAACATAAATCCATAATAAAAGACAGTGAGACATGAAGAAATAAGTTATCAGGGACAAGTCTCAGCCTTTAAAAAATTGCATTATCAGACTCACAAAAGCTTCAGATATAAAAGTtgatatagaatataaaataaacatttctaatacatttttaaataaaagaaaatatagccaAATAATGAGTCTACAAAAAATGAGTAGAGTAGTAAAACCAACAAGAActttaagaaatgtaaaatatatttactgaaaaaaatttaaactatggTATTGGGATTAAACAGCAGATTAGACAGAGGTGAAGAAATAATTAGTAAACTGAAAGATAAATCTGAAGAAATTGCATAGAGTACAACACAGAAAGTCAGagagataaaatatatgtaataaagaTAAACAAACAGAATGGTTAGAGTGTGAAGCTCtaacaaatatatacttgcaaTACTGAAagggaatgaatgaaaaaatgaggGAGAGCTACTAATATTTCCAACataattaaagacataaatttttGGATTCAAAAAGCCCAATATATTGCAAgtacaataaataaaacagagatcTAGACCAAGACCATCACTGAAAAACTGTGACATACCAAAGACAAAACAAGATTTTAAAGCTGCCAGAGCAAAGAGAAGGATGGTAGATGTGAAGTTTGCCAGCTTCTCAATTGCAACAAATAGAAACCtagaatattaaaaatgtcaCCTTAGAATTACATACCCAGTAAAAATATCTTTGAAGaataatgacaaaataaatacactttCCGATGAAGAACACCATGGAAGATGTATTACCGATAGACCCTTACTAGAGGGACTTATAAGCATGtactttagaaaaatgaaaaatgatccTATAAGGAGAGTTTGTAATGCAAAAGAAAGTTGatggagaaaattttaaacaGGTTAAGATCTCTAAACAGGCATGACTATATACCatcatatttattaataatatataatttgtttgcttaataaaatatagaattaaaGAATTGAGTAAAATTGCTTATAATCTAAGAGGAAGGTTATCAGAGTTAAAGTGTCCTAAAAATCTCTTAAGCAAATTATGtctattgaaatattttgagtaatcactaaaatagaaatagaatatataaCTTCTAAAGTAAGagcagaaaaagtaaaatgaagggGGAAAAACTTCATCAAGCTAAAAGAATGGGGgatatgagaaaaaagaaacaaggaaacagCAGGACATTTTAAAAGCTGCAAAGAAGATTATAACAATCATAGCCCCAAAAGAAACACATGACACACTTGAAGTGTTTACATGAAAAGAGTTTAGTGAAGGAAACATTTAATACGGCAAGGGAAGGTTTAAAGGAACCGGTAAGGGAGAGTGAAAAATACTGAGATAAGCAAGAGTGGGAAACCAATACTAAcccaaagcctggtagagaaaGACATGAGGACTCTGTCACTGAAGCTCAATAAGAAttggaaccaagaaagaggcacctCCCAACAGGAGCTAAAGTCATAACAGACTGCAGCCACTGACAGATGGTAGCCAGGTAGGGAGGAACACTGTCCCAAacctatgggtttgtcatatttATGAACTTAACCCAAAACCAGATTGCAAGGGAACCCAGATGGTGCTGTAGAGGTCATCCTCATAGGCCACAGAGCAGTGCAGAGGAGGGTATTAGTGAATTACAGGGAGTACTGGGGGACACAGGGGTTCAAATAGGACATAATCAGCCCAAGGAAAACAGAgataaattcaaatatatcaataataacaaGTGTCCAAATGGACTAAACTCTAAGTTACAATCAAAGATTGTcaaattgagtttttattttattttattttattttattttatttttttgagatggggtcttgctctgtcacccaggctggaatgcagtggcacgatctcggctcactgcaatctccgcctcccgggttcaagcaattctcctgcctcagcctcccgaatagctgggattacaggcattcaccaccatgcctggataattgttttgttttgtttttttaagtagaaatggggtttcgccatgttggccaggctggtcttgaactgctgacctcaggtaatccacccaccttggcctcccaaagtgctgggattacaggcatgagccaccgccccagcccaaactgagtttaaaaaaaaacaaaaaaaacaaacatatgcTGCCTTAAAGAGATTTCTTTCAActataaagacaaagaaagattaaaagtgggggaaaaaaagaaaaacaatgtagcAGGGAAATAAAATCCAGGAGAAAGTGGGTATACCATATACGATAGTaataagacaaatatttaagaaaaaaaattattagaaataaaatgaatccCTAGACATTGATAAAAAGCTATAGTATACTGGTAAATATTTAACAGGCTCTCAGGGGAAGGGGAAGACTTATTTCTAGTGTTTTTCAATTTCTGTGGTGAAAATATCCTTACCTTGGCCAATTTCAAGCCACCAACGTGAAGTTAACTGACTCACgaaattctaaaaatttaacATCAGCTCTTACGGGTTGCAGCTCTTACGAGTAAAAGTTAGTTTCAGCATCTTCACTAAACAAGTTTCAATTCACTGGgaaaataaagcaattaaaaacacatttgccACCATGCTTTATGTGATACTTGATTGGAATAGGAATGGAGGCAAAAGCTATATTGGGACAAATGAGGAAAATTAATAATAgaatgtacattagataataatattgtatcgatgttaaatgtatttgatgaGAGTATACCTATACACTTGTATTTTCCTAAGATATACTGTTTATGTTTGGGGGAAGGAAGTGCTATGATATTTGCAATTTACTTTCAAATGGCTCATTAAAAAGGATATATGGTGACACTGGTTAAAACTGTGCAAGAGAGAgcatcttcctctctctctccctggccctttccccctctcccccactctcttcttCCACAGAAACACTGATAAATTGAGCAAAATTATAGGAATCAACTTTATCAAAACTCTGGAAAACTGTCAAAGGTTTACAGCAAAAAACTGAACACCAAATCAAGAAACAGGCATTAAAAATGCCAGGAAGTTTTGCTGAATTTTCACTTGCCTTTGCTCCACCTTTGTCCCAGACTCAGTGACAGTCTTGGAGACAGCAGCCAGTGTTGGACCCTGCACTCTGGCTCCAGAGATAAAAGAGCAGATCATAGTCACAAAGAATCGTGTTTGTCTTTTCTAACCTGTCTGAAAGCTACCTGAAGGACTGACACAAGGAGCTTGCCTTTGTTTCACCTAACTCAGACTTACTCATGGGAGAAAAGTGGCTATGCAGAGAGTATTCCTTGCAAACATTATAAGACCAATAAACAACATGCTACACCtggaacaaaaaaattacaattgaGGCAAACTATAGATATGCTGAAAGCCTGGAAGGAAAAGACAGGGAGACAGTTTCTTTGGAAAATTAGGCATTCAAAAGTGTCCACATACATTGGGGAACTTAGAAAGCCATGTGCATACCCAAGGTAGAACACATGCTGGAAAAGACCTGAGAAGATCTATGTGGAAGATCAGCTTCCACTTCTGGCTGATCTCTAGGTTCAATGCAAGCAGGAAATGAAGGCTACAGCCTGTCTAAACATTGAAGGAGTGCTCCAATACAGAGCCGACTAAGagatatcttttcttccttttttcccttttctttctctctctctctcaatctctccctggcccttttcctcctctccccccttctctttttcttttatgtcaaCCAAGAATCCAGAAAcacaaaactgtccttcaaaaaggagagagaaattaagatatttccagataaacaaaagctaagaAAGTTTGTTCCTAGGGAAACTGCTCTACAAAAATATACTAAATGAGATTCCTTTAGGctgaaatgaagacaaaaattgGAAACCATATGAAGAAGCCATATAAAGAACTCCAGTAAAGGtaactatataaataaatataaaactcagtgttattgtatttttagtttataaCTCCTTTTTTTATTTCCCACATGATTTAggagataaatacataaaaattcttGTATCCTTGCTTCTCCTGTGCTTGgtgcttaaataaaaaaaaagtaagaaaaaatcttatatatttttgttaatggGCACACaacatataaagatataatttgtgacaaTCACAACATAAAGTATGGGCAGCGCTGTATAGAGCAGAGATTTTTGTATGCTATCAAAGCTAAATTTGGATCAATTTAAACTAGGTTGTTATAAATTTATGATGTTGATTGTAACCTCTGTGGTaaccacttaaaatttttttaatttttatttttatttattttttgagacggagtctcactctgtcgcccaggctggagtgcagtggcacgatcttggctcactgcaagctccgcttcctgggttcacgccattctcctgcctcagcctcccgagtagctgggactacaggcacacgccaccacgcccggctattttttttattttttatttttagtagagacagggtttcactgcgttagccaggataaAATAGATTTTCAACATACTGATAAGAAAATAgcggagtttgaggctgcagtaagccatgatcatgccactgcactgcagcctgggcaacagagcaagaacctgtctctaaaaaatggtCAAGAAAATTAGAAGGGTATTAAATGatacactacaaaaaaaaaatcaatggaataCAAAAGAAGGCAGTAATGGAGGAAATGAGGAACAAAAATGGTATAAGACATACAGAAGGAGTGCCTGGAGAGCAGCAACAGCCCAGCTGCCGCCACCATGTCCCTGCAGGCTGATTTTGACATGGTCACAGAAGATGTGAGGAAGCTGAAAACAAGACCAGATGATGAAGAACTGAAAGAACTGTATGGGCTTTACAAACAAGCTGTAATTGGAAACATTAATATTGAGTGTTCAGAAATGCTAGAATTAAAAGGCAAGGCCAAATGGGAAGCACAGAACCCCCAAAAAGGATTGTCAGAGGAAGATATGATGAGTGCCTTTATTTCTAAAGCCGAAGAGCTGATAGAAAAATATGGAATTTAGAATAAAGCATatgataaattttcctttttgaagCCTTCATAA
This region includes:
- the LOC100973838 gene encoding acyl-CoA-binding domain-containing protein 7-like, whose protein sequence is MSLQADFDMVTEDVRKLKTRPDDEELKELYGLYKQAVIGNINIECSEMLELKGKAKWEAQNPQKGLSEEDMMSAFISKAEELIEKYGI